From Chloracidobacterium thermophilum B:
ATCCTCGACGAGCCGACCAACCACCTCGATATTCCCTCCTGCGAGGCGCTGGAAATGGCGCTGGTGCAGTATCCGGGCACGTGCCTCATCGTGTCGCACGACCGCTATTTTCTGGACAACGTCGCCACCCGCCTGCTCTGGCTTGAACCCGGCAGCAGCCGCGATTTTGACGGCAGCTACAGCGAGTTGTGGGAAATCCGCCAGGCGGAGCAGCGCGAAGCCGCCCGGCGCGCCAAAGCCGCCGAGACCGCCAGACCCGCTGCCCAGCCGGCCGAGACGCATGCTCAGGCGCATACTCCGTCACCGGCTGCGCCCCCAGCCGCCCCCACCGGGACATCACCCGGAGCCAAAAAGAAACCCAGGGGCAAGGTGCGCCCCGTGGAAGCCATCGAGTCCGACATTGCCCGCGCCGAGGCCGACCTGGCCACGGTCTCCGCCGCCATGGCCACGCCGGAAGTGGCGACCGACCCGGTTCGTTACAGCGAGTTTCACCAGCAGTACGAAAAGCTGACGCAGCGGCTCGAAGCCCTCTACGCCGAGTGGGAACTCGTCGCCCAAGCCAGCGCGTAGCGATCCGTCACACAGCCGGGCAGACGGGCCTCGATTCGCCACTCGCCACTCGCTACTCGCCACTCGCGTACATGCGCCTACCGTGAAACCAGGCGGAAACGCAGGATCGGTGAGGACATCGGGCGTTCCCGCCGCCCTTCACTGCCCGGCCGGGACGGCGGAAGCGGCACGACACAGGGCCGGCCGTGATGCGGGTGTGGCGTCACGACGACATCCAGCCCGAATACGGCCCGGATGCGCTCCGCCGTGAGCACGTCTTCCGGGCGGCCTTCCGCCGTGATGCGTCCCCGGTCAAGCAGCACAATGTCATCGGCCACGTAAGCCGCCAGGTTGAGGTCATGCACGACCACCACGACGCCGACGCCCTCCTGGGCAAGCTGCCGCGCCACGGCCATCGCTTCGTACTGGTGCGCCAGATCGAGGCTGGAAGTTGGCTCGTCGAGCAGCAGCCACCGTGCGGACCCATCGGGCAGGGCTTCCCAAATCTGGGCCAGGGCGCGGGAAAACTGCACGCGCTGGCGTTCACCGCCGGAAAGTGACGGATAGGCCCGCGCAGCCAGATGGTCAACACGGGTCTGCGCCATGGCCTGCTGGGCAATGGCGACATCCTGCGGTGTTTCACGCAGAGCCACGTGCGGCGCGCGCCCCAGCAGAACAACCTCAAAGGCCGTGAACGGAAAAGCCAGGGAGGATTCCTGGGGCACCACGGCCCGCCGCCGTGCCCGCTCCACGAGCGACCACCCCTCCAGCGGGCGGCCATCGAGATACACCGCGCCGTAGGTCGGCGTCACATCGCCGGTCAGCACCTTGAGCAACGTGGACTTCCCCGCTCCATTCGGCCCCAGCAGGGCCGTGACCTGACCGGGCAGCAGGGTCAGCGAAATGTTGTCCAGCAGGACTTTGCCGCCCAGAACGACGCCAACCTGACGCGCTTCAAGCATCATGACCGAAACCCCCGCTCCCGTAACAACAGCCACAGAAAACACGGCGCACCCAGGCTGGCTGTGACAACCCCCAAGGGCATTTCAGCCGGACTGACGATGGTCCGGGCCAGCAAATCCGCCAGCACGACCAGACATGCTCCGAGCAGGGCCGACCCCGGAAGCAGCGTCCGGTGGCCCGGGCCGGCGGCAAGCCGGATGAGATGGGGCGCCACGAGACCGATAAACCCGATGATGCCGGCAAAAGCCACGGCGGCGCCGACGATGAGCGTCGCGGCCAGCATTGCCAGGCGTGTGACCGTGGTGACATCGAAGCCAAGATGCCGGGCTTCGGCCTCGCCCAGCAACAGGGCATCGAGCGGGCGCGCCAGGCGTCCCAGCCAGACCATAGCCGGGACAGCCAGCACAGCGACAATCGAGAGATTCACCCACGAAGCGGCTCCCAGACTCCCCAGACTCCAGAAGGTCACGCTCCGCAGTTGGTCATCTGTGGCGGCAAAAATGAGCGCTCCCCGCAACGCCTCCGCCAGCATCGCCAGGGCAATGCCGGCCAGCAGCAACAGACCGACCGACAGCGTTCCTTCGCGGCGTGCCAGGCGATAGACGATGAAAGCCACCAGACTTCCGCCAAGAAACGCCGCAAGGGGCAACTGATAGACGGCCAGCGTCCCGCCAGCCTTGCCAAACAACCACCCGTTGGTGCGAATGCACAGCACGGCAGCCAGCGCCGCGCCGCTCGAAACCCCGATGATGCCGGGGTCAGCCAGGGGATTGCGAAAAACGCCCTGCATCGCCGCGCCGGCCATGGCGAGGCCGGCCCCGACCAGCGCGCCAAACAGCACCCGTGGCAGACGAATCGTGAGCAGCACCGCCTGTTGCTGTTCGGTAAAGGGCACGCCAACGTCCAGTCCAATCAACTCAGCCAGAATGGAAAGGCTTTGCGCCGGTGTGATGGCCACGGCGCCAATGCCCACGGCCAACAACACGATACCGCACAGTACGCCAGCCAGGCCACCAATCAGCCAGTGGCCGGGAAGTCGAAGGGCTTGCGGACGGGTCGCCAGGATGTTCACAGCCGCCATGCCACGCTCACTTTTCGGGTGCGTTTTCGGGGTGCAGCAACCGCGCCAGTTCCATGACGCCCTGCCCGGTTCGCGGGCCGAAGCCCAGCAGCAACAGGTCATCCACCGCCACAATCCGCCGGTTGCGCCCGGCCGGAGTCTGGTTCACACCGGGCATGGACAGCACCCCGGCAATACCGCCGGAGCTTTCCAATCCACGCGCCGGGAGCAGAATGACCTCCGGGGCCGCGGCCACGGCCGCCTCGGCCGTCAGCGGCTTGTAGCCTTCAAAATCAAAGGCATTGACGCCACCCGCCAGCCGAATCATCTCCGCTGCCGCCGTATCGCGTCCGGCGACGTTGGCCGCGCCCTGCCCACGGGCGTAGATGAACATCACCTTCGGTCTGGAAGGCCGTTCGGCAAGGTAGGTCTGAACCTGCGCCATGTCAGCTTCCAACTGCCGGATGAGCGCCTCGCCCTGGGCTTCGCGGTCAAGCGCCTGCGCCACAGTGCGAATCTTGCGCCTGACGCCTTCCAGTGAAGGCTCAGCCGGTACGGTCAGAACCGGTGTCCCGCTGGCGCGCAACTGCGCCAGCGCCTCCGGCGGACCGGCTTCCGGGACGGTCAACACCAGCGTCGGACGCAGTGACAGGACTCCTTCGGACGACAGGGCCCGGACGTACCCCACCTGCGGCAGTTTCGTGGCGGCTTCCGGGTAGAGACTCGATGCGTCACACCCCACCAGCAACGACTCTGCGCCCAAGGCATAGACAATTTCGGTGACGGACCCGCCGGCGGCGACCACCCGCGACACATCCCGGATGGCCACCGGCTGCCCGGCGGCGTCTGTCACCGTCCGCACCGCGGCCTGGGTCGTCACATCGCGCCGACAACCGCTCCCGGCCCCCAGAATGCCCAGGCCAAGGCTGACCAGCCCGACAACGGCACACCAACGTCTCAGGGTCATCATGGCTTCCCTTTCATCAGGCCTTTCATCAGGCGGCGCGGTTCCGCCAGAAGCCGCGCCGGAGGATCAAGAAAAAAACGTCGGGGCCGAGTTGCGAAGTACGCGACCTGACCAACCAATACCCCGTCCGTACCCCGACGGCCGCGCAGGTCTCAGGAGTGTTTTGGCTTTCCCTGCGCGGCAAAAAGCCTTTGTTCCAACCGCGTCATGAAACCCGCGTCAGACACTCACACAGCTCCGCCCAGAACGGAGAGGGCGTCTCACCTTCCCGGCGTTTGGCATGGAGAATGGCAATCTGTTCGCCGGTTGCATCGAAAAACTCCACTCCGGTCACAATCCCGCGCACCGTCGGCTTTTTGACCACCCAGGCGCTGTGGACCTTCGGCTCGTGAACGTGGAGGTTGAACCCGTCATCCAGAACGTTGAGCCACTCGCCAATGAGCTTGACGTTGTGAATCGGCCCGCTGTGAATCTGGATGCAGCCCGGGTTGCCGACGAAAATCATGATGTTTTCCCGCGCGGCGGCGACTTCTTCGAGAATGCGTCCGAAGCTGTCCGGGCGCACCTGCCAGGCCATTTCCGGTTCCGCCAGACGGAGCGCCTGCGTCCGGCTCAGCTTGAAGCGATGTGTCAGGCGGATGAAGTCGTGCGTGTCTTTGAGTTCGCGCCAGCCCTGCCGAAAACCGGCCACATCCACTTCGGCATCGGGGATTTCGGCCACTGGCGGCGGCGGGGCACTTACAGCCTGTTCCCGGCTCTGATCGGGCGCGGCAAACCGTTTGCTCAATGCCTCGAAAGCTTCCACGTGACTGGCTTCCCGCAGGTAGGTTTTGTGAATGGCCGTGCCCGTGGCGTCAAAAAACTGAAAACTGCGGCGCGGCCCACGGGGCGAGTCTTCGCACACGGCAAAGCCGATGGCCCAGCGGTCGAGGAACAGCCGCAGATCAATGCCGCTGTCGAGCACCTGCCCCATCCGGGTGTGCCCGGCAAAGATTTCGACGTTCCGGTAGTGGCCGTCCTTTTCGCTCACCGCGCCGTCATTGCGGGTCAGCGCCATGACGGGCCCCAGGGCTTCCAGTTCGCGGATGAAGTCGCCCCAGTCGGCGCTCAGGCGGGTGGCCGTTGTCCCACAGCCCAGTGCCACAAGCTGGGCCTCGCTGACGCCCAGCTTTGCAGCCGCGTCACGGATGCGGAGTTTGGGTTCGGTCTGGCGCAACTGTGACCACTGCTGCGCAATGTCTTCGGCCGTATAGCCGGCGTCGGTTGTCAACTCAGCCGCTGGATTTGGTGTAGTCATCGGATGGTTCTCCTTTGTGTGTCAGGTCGGAATGAACAACATGCGGCATGTTCCGGGAAATGGTCATGCACCGGCACTCTCCCTGGGAGGGCGGGCATTTTGCCCTGGGAGGGCGGGCATCCTGCCCGCCATGTGCCTTTTCTCTATCTCCTAATTTTGCGCCCCGAACGGATCGGTGGCGCAGCACTGGCGCAGGGTTTCGGCAAACCCGACGCCACTCAGTCCATAGTGAACGGCGCACTCGTTGACGCCACGCACAAAGTGGCGAAACTGCTCCGGCGAAAATGTGTAGTGGGCGCCACCGATGGCCAGGTGAAAGTTGCCACACTCCAGACACAGCCACATTCGCACAGGGATGGGTATCTGGTCCGGGTCTTCGGGCAGACGAAACAGCGATTGAATGTCCATAAGTGACAGGCTCCTGGAGCATTAGAAAAACCGCAACCGCACTCCGGCGACGAACGCACGCCCCCGCGCCGGCGCATCGAACAGTGAAAACAGGTCCTGGTAAAAGCGATTGCCCAGGTTTTCCACCCCAAGGGTCAGCGCCACACCGTAGCGTTCGCGGTCAAAGTTGACGCCGCCGCGCACGTCGTGCACCGTGAAACCCAGGCGTGCCGTGCCCGGCCGTGCGTAGAGGCTGCCGGGCGGCAACCGGCGCTGGGTCGTGACGATGCGCGACCGATACTCCATCCAGTAGCGGTTCGTGGCCGAGTTCCAGCGCGTCCCCAGCACGGCTTTGACCGGCACGACCGGAAAGTTGAACGGGTCCACCGGCTGGTTCGCCTGCAGGTCATCTCCGCGCGTCACACTCAGATTGCCCAGCAGCGTCACGAACGATGACCGCAATGCATCGGGCAGCCGGAAGGGCGCTTCAAACTCGGCTTCAATCCCCTGCATGCGGATGCGGCCGAGGTTCTGGCGCTGAAGCACGGCCAGCGGCACGCCCCCTGGAATCGGATTGGGTATCGGCGCTAGCCCCGGCACTGGCGCGCCGAAGTTGCTGATGAAGTTGGCGTAGTTGTTTCGGAAATAGGTAAAGGCGCCTGAAAACCGCGTGAAGCGCACCTTCGCTCCCAGATCGAGATTGATGCCGGTTTCCGGGCGCAGGTTCGGGTTTGGAATCGTGATACTGCGCGTCGTCGGGCTAAGCGTGTGGGATGCCCCGGCATTGTAGCGGTCATAGATGTTCGGTTCGCGGTAACTGCGCGCCACCCGCGCCACGAGACTGACCGCCGGGATAGGGCTGACGACGATGCCGCCCGACCCCGTGACGGCCACATTCGCATGGCGCAGCGACTCCAGACCGTTGATACCAGCCGTTCCGGGCGGTATGAGGTTGAAGATGTCGTAACTCGGTGTATCCAGCGCTCGTGAACGGTAGCCATCCACCCGCAGCCCGCCGATCAGCCGCACATAACGGCTGGGGGTGTATTCGTCCTGCACGAAAAAGGCCAGGTCCTGAAAGTTGGCGTTCGGAACATCCCGCCGGGGCTGGCTGTTGCGCAGCGAACGCAGCACATCGCCGTCGGTACGGATGCGCGCGGCCAGCGTCTGCGCCTGAGCCGGGGTCAGACCGCCAGGCGGCGTCGGCAATGTTCCCCGGATGACAATCCGATCATCGGCGCTGGTGTCCCGGTAGAAACTGATCCCGGCCGTGATGATGTGGTTGCGGAACGGCGTCAGGATGACCTGCCCATCAAAGCCGCCCGTCGTGGGATTGATCTGCCGGTCCGTGACCTGAAACAGCGCTGGCAACGCCCGTACGATGACCTGGTCGCGCCGCTGCTGCCACTGGTAGTAGCCGCTGATCTGGACACTGGCAATCACCGGTGACAGATCACGGACGACGAATCCCATATTGACCTTGTCGCGGTTGCTGAACAGGAAGTCGAACGTGCCCTGAAGCGGATACCGGTAGGGCGCGGACGCAAGCCGCTCATAACTCGACCGCAGGAAAGTCTGCTCCGTGAAGAAGAACCGACCTTCGACGCGCGTGGCATTCGTCCGGTAGGTCGAACCCGTCACCCGGCGCGTCACCGGGTCAAACTGTGGCACCACCGAGGCATAGCCGGCTTCCACGGGGCCGCCGGCCGTGTAGTCGCTGAAGTTTTCAAACGACTGCCGGACGCGGGCCGTGAAGCGGCGGGTCGCCAGACTCAGGCTGCCGCCGTAGCGTCCACCGGGGCCGTTCGAGGTGAAAAAGGGATCAACCACGCTGCTCACCCGCACCCCGCTGTCCACCGTGGCCGGCGGGCGCGTGATGAAGTTGATCGTACCGCCCAGCGCCTCCGTGCCGTAGAGCACCGACCCGGCCCCACGGATGACTTCAATGGCTTCCAGCGTACCGACATCCACCAGTCCCGTCTCGACGCCATTGCCGACGTGGCTCGTCGGCGTGCGCCCGTGGTTGAGGCGCTCGCCATCCACCAGCACCAGCACGCGGTTTCCTTCGAGTCCACGGATGATGGGGCGCGTCTGGAAGCTCTGCGACTGGGTATAAGTTCCGGGCAAATCGCGGAGAATGTCGGCGGCCGTCCCCGGCAGCCGTTCCTGCAACTGCTGCTCCGTCACGACCGAAACGGCTTCCGGCGTTGTCATCGTGTCGCGAACGGTACGGCTGGCCGTGATGGTGACGATTTCCCGGATCGTCCCCGGCGCAAGGCGAATGGGATCGAGGGTTGCACTTGGTGCCGCAAGCCGCACTTCGACGACGGCATCTGAAAATCCTTCCCGTGTGACACGGATTTGATAGACGCCATAGCGCAGTTCGCCGACGGTAAACGTGCCATCGGCGGCCGTCAGGGCCATGCGCGTACTTCCGGTCGCCACACTGCGGACAAGCACACTGGCTTCGGCGATTGGTGCTCCCTGCCCATCGGTTACGCTGCCGGTCAAAGCACCCCGGTCTTCAGCCTGCGCACCGGCAATGCCCACCACCCCCAACCAGACGGCCATCACCAGAACACCAATCCACGAATAACCACGGCCAGCCCGGAGGCCAGACCAAGGGAAAGCCGCGCGTTTCGCAAACGAAATCACCATCACTGCATTTGACATAACACTCCACTCCCTGCACGCCGGACAAACGGCTGTCAGAGCTTCATTGCGGACGGCGCATCGGGTAGAGTGCCCGCGCACACGCGCCATCCTGTTGCCTACCGGGTGGACACTGTGCTCAAAGCCTTCGGTGTTGCCGCACCGGAGGCTTTTTGCTTGGGGGGCGTCAAGGGTTCAGGGCGGCATGGCGGCACTTGGCAAACTTAGTAAATGAAAATGATTTTCAAGTTGAAGCCAACATGCTACACCAAGCTGCGGTTGTCAAGCCCTGTGCTCGCCCGGACGGAAGAATTGCATGGAAGAATTGCACGGGCACACCCTTCCCACGGGCGCGTCTGCGGCAGAGGCACAACGCGGGTCCGGCCAGTGGGCGTGGCCAACGGATGATCAGCCGCCAGCGTAGCGTCGGATGAATGTAAGGGTGTTCAGGTGAATGTAAGGGCGTTCAGGACGGGCGGGAGGTTGCCGTGACCACCGGCGGCACCGCCGGGCGCGTGGCCTCCAGAAAGAACCGGGGGGCGATGCCCATCACCAGCATCAGAGCTGCCAGCGGCACCACGGTCAGCACTTCCCGCCAGTCGGCATCCGGCATCTCGAAGGTGGCTTTGTGCGGCCCAAAAAGCGTACGCCGCACGGCCGTCAGCAGATACACCGCCGACAACACCATGCCGCTGGCCGCCACGACGGCAAACCAGCGTCCCGGCGTGGCCGTGAAAGCCCCCAGCAGAGTCAGGAACTCACCGATGAAGCCGTTGGTGAACGGTACGCCGGCTGAGGCCAGGCTGGCCAGAACCATCAGGAAGGCAAACCGGGGCATCGCTTGGGCCAAACCGCCAAACTCGCCCAGGTCGGTCGTCTGCCGCCGGGTTTCCAGCATGGCGACGAGCAGAAAGAGCGCGCCGGTTGTGACGCCGTGCGCCACCATGTGAAACATCGCGCCTTCGACGCCATACGCCGTGAACGAAAAGACCCCCAGCGTTACGAACCCCAGGTGACTGAGCGATGAATAGGCCAGCAGCCGTTTCAGATCGGTCTGCACCATGGCGACCAGCGCCCCGTGCAGGATGCTGACCACGGCCAGCACCAGCACCGGCAGCGCCCACGCCTGGGCCTCTTCGGGAAACAGTCCGACGCCAAACCGGACGAGGGCATAGGTGCCCATTTTCGACATAGCCCCCGCCAGCAGCGCTGTGATGGGCGTCGGGCACTCGGCGTAGGTGTCAGCCTGCCAGGTGTGGAGCGGAAACACCGGAATTTTGACGAAAAACGCAATGGCAAACCCCCAGAAGCACCACTGGCGCAGGTCCGGCGAAAGCAGATTGCGCGCCTTGACGAGCGTTTCCAGGTCAAAGGTATAGCGCCCGGTGGCTTGACCGTGCGTCACATAGAGGCCGATGATCGCCGCAAGCATCAGCAGGCTTCCGGCAACGGTGTAGAGGAAAAATTTGGTGACGGCTGCCAGACGGTTCTCCCCGCCCCACAGGCCGATGAGGAAGTAGGCCGGGATGAGCACGACTTCCCAGAACACATAGAACGTCACCAGGTCGCGCGCCAGAAAAACGCCGATCAGCCCGCTTTCAAACAGCAGCACCAGCATGAAGTAGATGTGGCGCCGGGTCGTGATCGCCGTACTGGCCAGCATCGCCAGCGGCGTCAGCAGCGTCACCAGCAGGATCAGCCACAGGCTGAGACCATCCACGGCCAGGTGAAACCAGATGCCCAGCGTGGGAATCCACGGTGCATTGACGACGAGCGCCGGGTCGGTCTGGCGGCCAATCAGCCGCCACGACAGCCCGCAGGTCAGCAGCGCCGTTGTCAGCGCCACGGTCAGGGCGTACCGCCGGCCGGCTTCGGCCGACGTAGCCGCCAAAGCGGCAATGACGAGCGCGCCCATCACCGGCGCAACAATCAGAAGGACGAGCAACAGTCCGGAATCAAGGAACGTCACGGCACACTCACTGTTTGTATGCAATCGCCGGGCGTACTATCCGGGGCCAAACACGAAATAGCCCAGGATGAGCAGCGCCGCGAGAAAGATCATCACGACGTAGCCACGGGCATAGCCCGACTGCATTTCACGCAGGGTAGCCCCAAGTCCCGACAGGCTGCGCCCGATGCCGCCCACCAGTCCGTCCACCACGGAGACATCCAGCCCCTGCCACAGGCCGCGCCGGGCCAGGGCTTCCAGCGGACGCGCCACCGCCAGGTCATACGCTTCATCCACCCAGTATTTCGCCTGCAGGATGCGCGGCGCTTCCCAGAGCGGATGGCGTTGAAAGAACCACCATCCGCCGGCAATGCCGGTCAGGGCAATGGCGGCGGAAACGCCCATGAGCACAAGTTCCGTCGTATGGGAAGCCGCTTCGTGGGTGAACTCGGTCGGCATCGTCACCAGTGGACTGAGGAAGCCGCGCATCCACGGATGGGCGCCAAAGGCTTCCGGCAG
This genomic window contains:
- a CDS encoding heme ABC transporter ATP-binding protein, whose product is MMLEARQVGVVLGGKVLLDNISLTLLPGQVTALLGPNGAGKSTLLKVLTGDVTPTYGAVYLDGRPLEGWSLVERARRRAVVPQESSLAFPFTAFEVVLLGRAPHVALRETPQDVAIAQQAMAQTRVDHLAARAYPSLSGGERQRVQFSRALAQIWEALPDGSARWLLLDEPTSSLDLAHQYEAMAVARQLAQEGVGVVVVVHDLNLAAYVADDIVLLDRGRITAEGRPEDVLTAERIRAVFGLDVVVTPHPHHGRPCVVPLPPSRPGSEGRRERPMSSPILRFRLVSR
- a CDS encoding FecCD family ABC transporter permease, which produces MAAVNILATRPQALRLPGHWLIGGLAGVLCGIVLLAVGIGAVAITPAQSLSILAELIGLDVGVPFTEQQQAVLLTIRLPRVLFGALVGAGLAMAGAAMQGVFRNPLADPGIIGVSSGAALAAVLCIRTNGWLFGKAGGTLAVYQLPLAAFLGGSLVAFIVYRLARREGTLSVGLLLLAGIALAMLAEALRGALIFAATDDQLRSVTFWSLGSLGAASWVNLSIVAVLAVPAMVWLGRLARPLDALLLGEAEARHLGFDVTTVTRLAMLAATLIVGAAVAFAGIIGFIGLVAPHLIRLAAGPGHRTLLPGSALLGACLVVLADLLARTIVSPAEMPLGVVTASLGAPCFLWLLLRERGFRS
- a CDS encoding heme/hemin ABC transporter substrate-binding protein, producing MTLRRWCAVVGLVSLGLGILGAGSGCRRDVTTQAAVRTVTDAAGQPVAIRDVSRVVAAGGSVTEIVYALGAESLLVGCDASSLYPEAATKLPQVGYVRALSSEGVLSLRPTLVLTVPEAGPPEALAQLRASGTPVLTVPAEPSLEGVRRKIRTVAQALDREAQGEALIRQLEADMAQVQTYLAERPSRPKVMFIYARGQGAANVAGRDTAAAEMIRLAGGVNAFDFEGYKPLTAEAAVAAAPEVILLPARGLESSGGIAGVLSMPGVNQTPAGRNRRIVAVDDLLLLGFGPRTGQGVMELARLLHPENAPEK
- a CDS encoding hemin-degrading factor; its protein translation is MTTPNPAAELTTDAGYTAEDIAQQWSQLRQTEPKLRIRDAAAKLGVSEAQLVALGCGTTATRLSADWGDFIRELEALGPVMALTRNDGAVSEKDGHYRNVEIFAGHTRMGQVLDSGIDLRLFLDRWAIGFAVCEDSPRGPRRSFQFFDATGTAIHKTYLREASHVEAFEALSKRFAAPDQSREQAVSAPPPPVAEIPDAEVDVAGFRQGWRELKDTHDFIRLTHRFKLSRTQALRLAEPEMAWQVRPDSFGRILEEVAAARENIMIFVGNPGCIQIHSGPIHNVKLIGEWLNVLDDGFNLHVHEPKVHSAWVVKKPTVRGIVTGVEFFDATGEQIAILHAKRREGETPSPFWAELCECLTRVS
- a CDS encoding TonB-dependent receptor; translation: MTGSVTDGQGAPIAEASVLVRSVATGSTRMALTAADGTFTVGELRYGVYQIRVTREGFSDAVVEVRLAAPSATLDPIRLAPGTIREIVTITASRTVRDTMTTPEAVSVVTEQQLQERLPGTAADILRDLPGTYTQSQSFQTRPIIRGLEGNRVLVLVDGERLNHGRTPTSHVGNGVETGLVDVGTLEAIEVIRGAGSVLYGTEALGGTINFITRPPATVDSGVRVSSVVDPFFTSNGPGGRYGGSLSLATRRFTARVRQSFENFSDYTAGGPVEAGYASVVPQFDPVTRRVTGSTYRTNATRVEGRFFFTEQTFLRSSYERLASAPYRYPLQGTFDFLFSNRDKVNMGFVVRDLSPVIASVQISGYYQWQQRRDQVIVRALPALFQVTDRQINPTTGGFDGQVILTPFRNHIITAGISFYRDTSADDRIVIRGTLPTPPGGLTPAQAQTLAARIRTDGDVLRSLRNSQPRRDVPNANFQDLAFFVQDEYTPSRYVRLIGGLRVDGYRSRALDTPSYDIFNLIPPGTAGINGLESLRHANVAVTGSGGIVVSPIPAVSLVARVARSYREPNIYDRYNAGASHTLSPTTRSITIPNPNLRPETGINLDLGAKVRFTRFSGAFTYFRNNYANFISNFGAPVPGLAPIPNPIPGGVPLAVLQRQNLGRIRMQGIEAEFEAPFRLPDALRSSFVTLLGNLSVTRGDDLQANQPVDPFNFPVVPVKAVLGTRWNSATNRYWMEYRSRIVTTQRRLPPGSLYARPGTARLGFTVHDVRGGVNFDRERYGVALTLGVENLGNRFYQDLFSLFDAPARGRAFVAGVRLRFF
- a CDS encoding complex I subunit 4 family protein; translated protein: MTFLDSGLLLVLLIVAPVMGALVIAALAATSAEAGRRYALTVALTTALLTCGLSWRLIGRQTDPALVVNAPWIPTLGIWFHLAVDGLSLWLILLVTLLTPLAMLASTAITTRRHIYFMLVLLFESGLIGVFLARDLVTFYVFWEVVLIPAYFLIGLWGGENRLAAVTKFFLYTVAGSLLMLAAIIGLYVTHGQATGRYTFDLETLVKARNLLSPDLRQWCFWGFAIAFFVKIPVFPLHTWQADTYAECPTPITALLAGAMSKMGTYALVRFGVGLFPEEAQAWALPVLVLAVVSILHGALVAMVQTDLKRLLAYSSLSHLGFVTLGVFSFTAYGVEGAMFHMVAHGVTTGALFLLVAMLETRRQTTDLGEFGGLAQAMPRFAFLMVLASLASAGVPFTNGFIGEFLTLLGAFTATPGRWFAVVAASGMVLSAVYLLTAVRRTLFGPHKATFEMPDADWREVLTVVPLAALMLVMGIAPRFFLEATRPAVPPVVTATSRPS